In the Helianthus annuus cultivar XRQ/B chromosome 11, HanXRQr2.0-SUNRISE, whole genome shotgun sequence genome, one interval contains:
- the LOC110890234 gene encoding uncharacterized protein LOC110890234 produces the protein MLLMAVFSLNLKAWTVFIMWFMLAPIAHKWDVRPLDILGTGFAIIFVNLGKREQGDMSAYSIFNEDFRELPGTFNEERVDRDIRPVLSEG, from the exons ATGCTTCTTATGGCAGTCTTCTCTCTGAACCTAAAGGCATGGACTGTATTTATCATGTGGTTTATGTTGGCACCTATTGCACACAAATGGGATGTACGACCTTTAGAT ATACTCGGAACTGGTTTTGCCATCATCTTTGTGAACCTTGGAAAGCGTGAGCAAGGTGATATGAG CGCTTATTCCATCTTCAATGAAGATTTTAGAGAGCTCCCTGGGACTTTCAATGAGGAGCGAGTCGATAGAGATATTCGACCAG TCTTGAGCGAAGGATGA